Within the Miscanthus floridulus cultivar M001 chromosome 2, ASM1932011v1, whole genome shotgun sequence genome, the region TAGAGCCGATTAATTGTAACTTATGTAAATTGAGTTACTGGATGAAATTTTATTAAGGTTCAGAAAGAAAGTTATGAATTTAATGAGATTAGTTCACAGTACATATGGCATATCATTTTGGATGGTTTATTGGAGTTCGCTGATAACACTGATAGAATTAAAACTGCACTCATATATATCAGGCAAAAAGGAAACGAGATTGAGAGATTGGTGGCAAATATGTAAAGCACATAATAACATGCTAGAAATTAATGTACAAGAAAAAGGTCCAAATTACTCCCCAGAGGTTGACCAAAACACAGATAGCCCCTAAATTAACATTTGGCAACTACTCCGATGATCAAATTTAACCTTTgataagatttttttttctccGTAAAATTATGTTTAAATCAAATCTTGTAAGGTGGTAGCTGACATCATAAATTTTCCATCATTATTTTCATAGGTTAGGGCATATATGATAAAATAAGACTAGAGATAAAAAATTTGTATGATACACAAATGATAAAAAATCATAATAATTTTTTAGCATAAATATGAGATTCTCTATCGCCTCACGAATTTTGAAATTAAAACTCAATTTTGTAGcggagaaacaaagaaaaacaaatcTTGTTAATTAATGAGGTAAATTTGATGATTGATTTAAAATAGTTGGAGGGAATAACCAAACCAAACGTTAAATTAAAGAATTATCGGACAAAGGGGAGTAACTTGAACTTCTTAATGTCGGTAAATGTCTAAGCGTTGAGAGAGTGTAGAACTCTGCAAAATCATCTAGTCTAGCATAATAAAAAGGTCATTGGCTTACAAGCTCATCGAACAGAAAGCAGTACGAAACCCAAAAGTCTCCACACAAGAGAAAATCTGTTGCTCTAATGAGCTTCACTAAGATTTCAGAACAGAAAGCAGTAGCAGTACATCACAACACAACTCGGCTCACTTGGATGTCCTCTTCTTCTGGTACTGCTCCTTGACCCACTTGATGCCGGTGCTCGTCCCGGCCTTCACCTTGTGCGCTCCGACCAGCGCCGCCGCCTTGGCCTTGACGAACCCCTCCGACGCCGCCGCCTTCACGTTGCCGGCGACCGTCTTCTTATCCGCCTTGCCGTTGGTGCTCCTGCTCCCGCTGTCTTCACCAGAGGCCCACTGGTCCGCCCAGGTTGGCGCCTCGCCCTTGGAACCCATGGTAAAGCTGCAGTTGCAACAAAGCGAGAACGAAGACTGCTTGCGTCAGAGCAAACGAGATGCATGGAAACGCAGTGCTACTAGCAAAATTTCTGAGTGGCAACAGAACATAACAGTATTCTTtagaatctctctctctctctctctctctctctctctctctctctctttttccgaATACATATTGTTCTGAATTTCAGAATTTCCATATCAATACAACAGAAGGCTCCTCCTGTTTGCTGATAGATCGATGGAACAGTTCATGGTAAAAAACATTTGCTTTCGAGAGAGATGTTCTTCCTACTATCGTCGTATACAAACAGCTTATGGAATCGAAAGAAAGGAGCGAGGGAATGCGATTATGCAATGCCGAGACTGACAATTTCAAGTTACCTTTTTTCCCCTTCAGTAGATAGACAGCAATTTGCTTGGCTGGCCTTACTCAGGTCTGCTCCAGGGATAAGCAGACACGGGTGAGAGCGAGAGCCTTCCTGCCTGCTTGTGTGGTGCAGGCAGCAGGCTTGTCTTATATATGGTAAATTTGGTAATGGTATAGGGGAGTAGAAATTTGGCTTTGCTTCACCAACAGGAGATACTAGCAAAGATGCCTTGCTTTGTTGATTACCTTACACAAGGATAGAATAATTCAATTCCTCCTTTTATGGTTTTCCTGGTAATCTGGTATGAATAGAACAAATCAATTGACCATTGGATCCTCTGGACTCGTGAGCTGTCGGCCTGCTGCACCATCGTTGCAGTCGCAGACCCAACGGTCCATCGCGCCCTCTGCTGCTTCCAGTACAGTAGAGGCCCGGTGGGCGCTGGCGGTGGGTCTCCTTTCTGCTCTGGGATAAACGGTATCCCAAGCAGGCGGCAGAAAAATTGCCGAGGTTCTTCCAAAAATttatatcacatcgaatatttgtatactaataaagagtattaaatatagattaattacaaaaccaattacatagatggaggttaatttacgagacaattttttaagcctaattaatatgacattagcacatgtttactgtagtaccacgttgtcaaatcatggactaattaggcttaaaagattcgtctcgtaaattagtcgtaagttatgtaattagtttcgtaattagtctatatttaatactccatacatgtgtcccaatattcgatgtgacaggaattttaggcgtcctgtagaaaccaaacacccccttagtataGAAAGGAATCAGCGTGGCTAGCATCCGAACGTTTGGATACCTGTATCTGCCCTGCCTGCTGCGTCCCCCATGTGGTACGCCTGCCCTTCATGCAACTACTGTCACATATGCAACTGCTATGTCTGCATCCCATCCTCACATGCCGCATGCAACTCATGCGCGTACGACTTGTACCCGCATGCAACTGCTGCGCTTGCATCATATGCTGCTTCACATGCTGGTGCATGTACGCATGTAGCTGCGCACTCCAAGTCTGTTGATGCGCATGCGGGTGGGGACCATCCACGCCCGTATCGCTTGCCGCGCACGTGGGGACCGCTGCATCCGCGAGGACTGCCTCCGCATGCGTCTGCTTGCTATGCCTGCTAATGTTGGAACATGAAGCACTTCTCCAACACAGTCTAAAAACATGttaaacatttacaacatacgcttgcaacatatgtatatagCAACTGCAatatatacaacatctagataaaacacttacaacatacgtctggaacagatgaaaaactttgaatagacgcttgcaacatatgtgtagtCACTAAAATATATGCAACgtccagataaaaacacttgcaacgtacgtctaaaacaaataaaacatttgaaatatacacttgcaatatacgtatatagccattgcaacacatgcaacattcagatgaacaCACATGTGTAAGAAAAATTGACCCTAGGGCcagttactttggattttggtgtttgatgaccaacacaaccaaattagactaatgaatttgcaagtaattgttttatagttcaataaggtgcaagacgtgacttggacgaagacgacatgatgattccacgatcaacaccaaaagcaagaccctagaagcacaagagaaaacCCAAGATATCAATCAAAGTCCATGcgcgaagatgggaaccaagccggaagtaagatcgcgaagaaacgagcttgacagaggtgaccagacgcggccctatgaggaccggacgcgtccgatcagttgctcggcaacaacaggcgtcagcagcagcgaccggacgctgagcgagaCAGTGACCGGACACACAGACTTTATTGTTCATCGTCAACGGCAACACTCTCAGCGTGACCGGATGTGACGGCAGGATGACCAGACGCACCAAGAAGTAGCGTCTGATCTTgtccagaaaggttctagagcggcgccagcgcgaccggacacgtccgatcgagtGAGACTGGACTcgacccagagtccgatcaacgcgcgcgctccaacggtcggcaggactggacacgtccgatcaggacgtgatcagcgtccggtcactagcaGAAAGTTGTGTCTTAGGTCCAACGGCTAGTTCTCacctgtggggctataaatagacccccaaccggccatttgaaataAGGAgagatgaggaaacatatcaagggtgttgatacactattttagtgatctccacttgtatagtgctttgtgatacattcggtgattagcgtaggtgcttttacgaagtgcttaggttagttagatcatcacttatgcgcttgctctagggttagacctagtgtttagtgaggtttgcatacctctttaccactcggtgcttgcgcgcaccattattgtacatcggaggagcttgtagtcttgtgagatcacaccaaccatatttatggtgtggccgccaccatgtaccgaaatgaacaaggcccgcggcagttCACCCGGAAGCTTAATAGTGGAGACAACggggagcggtccaggagaggcttgttagaaggcacaccggagacccacttgcgcgttgggaaggcccgaggctatccacggagttacccgaccgggagcttggcccttgtgaggaattccttgcgagaggctccaacaaggCCTAGGGGGAagtttgcgcgcttctcgatacctcggtaaaaataccggagtcgtcgatgggagtttacatatctctatcttactctttagctttcgcatatacattgcaatcttggtttgtgctttactttcctagcttagtgataggctagctGATAGGTTTGAaatctaggttgcataactcctttttgcggtagagatagcaacacactagcaaaatcgtagttgcatatttagatagtttatcttttgcatatgtttttgctaaggatagaaaaagaggccatagtttagagttagagttttaatttgcctaattcaccccctccctcttagacgtcatggtcccttacaacatgtaacatccagatgaaaacatatgatacatctgaaacacatgaaacatatgaaGCTCGATGCCATGGAATAACATGAAAATTTGGGCCAGCACTCAAGCTAGCAACGGTCAACCATCTCGGGAGCAACAAACGACGCATGCAGATGTGGACCCATGCTTCTCTTATAACTCCTAGCACCCGTTCTTCTCTCTCTGTATTCACATGGGCCCCATGCACCACATGCAGCCCATGTCGAACGAATAGCCCCACACGCTCCCGTGGGCTGCCCCGCGCCGCATGCCTCTCTAGCCGAACGAGTGGTCGTACATGATCGCACGCGCTACCCTCCAAGAAAGGACGGGTGCGAGCTCCTGCAACTGCCGTCGCTACGCAACCAAGCCAGACTCGTCTCCCCTCCCACGGCCTTCTCTCGCCTTCCACACGCTCGTTCTTTCCCCTTGACGACAACGATAGAGGGTGGCTCGCTAGCCGTCAACAGAGTTGTGCGCTGGCCACAGTGTGTTGGCCAAGCGGCCAACCTTAGACTGTCTTCAACAACCGCGACCCAAAATATACGATCCATTCATCTTTTGGGTAGTGCTACAGGTAAATGGTTTAATATCTATTTTTTGTCTTTTTCAACAATAAGACCCAAAAGACAACATTTTTATAAATGGGTCTTCAGAAGAGAGGATACTTATATTTGGGTTATGTCTCTCCTGACACCCAAAATATGTCTTTCATAtatgtactctgttggaggctatatGTACTGTGTTAGAGATCTATTTTAAATTTAGGTTCTGTGGTGGCTCTCCTGTAAGAAACCCGAAAGGACCGGGAAGAAAAAGAACAGACTTGATCGTAACTTCACAGCTCCTTTATAAATTCGGATCTAAAGTTATCAGATTGccatgcaaaagaaaaaaaaagcctTTCAGTAAACTCCTATCGTGCATCGTAAAAAAAACGTGTGCAGCGTTCATGGCAACACACCATCGAGAGGGAAAATACGCATGTGAGGTGCGTTACCAAGGCTTGTATGGCCGTATTCCCTCCACATTTTTCTAACTCCGCTCCTGACAATAAGGATGGCGTTACATTAAAAATCAAAATCATGTCAAAATGGTTTGTATGTTTGATATAGAAGTTACGATATATAGTTAGAGGTTGGATGTGTGGCTGCTTCATATTAGCAGAGCATATATAGGTACATGTGTGATAGAAATAATAGGATAAACGTACAACCTTACACTGGAATTTTCGAGTGTAAGACTATCTTCAATAACCGTTACCTAAAATATAAGACCTATGTATTTTATATTTGGGTAGCGTTACAAGTAAAGGgtttaatatatatttttggtCTTTTTCAACAACAAGACCTAAAAGagaaccctttctgcaaatgagtcttcaggagagaggatactcagatttaagTTATACATCTCCTAACACCAAAAATAGGTTtttcatataggtactctgttggaggctatatATATTCTATTAgagatcaattttagatttgagtcTCCAAATAGGTCTCATATTGAGACCGCCTAATAGATTTTTTTTTGAGCTTGGACTCCTAGTATACAAGTTGTAGTATCTGTACTCTACACAACACTCACTCACAccaccacacacatgcacacctcTAGAAGCTACAACTTATACACCTCAAATGTTCTTCTGAAAATCACCAAAGCCACACGAGCCTCGTAGACGACGGACACGTCGTAATCCCATTGTAGCGCCACGTGAATGTCCATAACCTGCAAGATTATTTATTGGAAATAAATCCCTGGGAAATCACTTAGCCGAGCTGGGCTCGAACTCGGGACCAGTGGCTTCCACATCGGAAGAGCTGACCGTCCGAGCTGCAGCTCGGTCCCAACAGCCTAATAGAAAATGGTTTTACCCAAGAAAGGCACACGAGACACGTGAATTGGAGGACCATGTTAGGCTATCTCTACCCATAGGACGAACTAGAGCATCTATTTTGATATAAAATATCTTGACAACATTTTGAAAGAATTTTTATAGCAAAATCTAAAACTATTTCAGATCTAAAACAAATTTTAACAAGCTGTATATACTTAATCAACCATCAGCCAAGAGGGTTAGAATAAGGTTAGGGATTAGTATAATCTTTGATTTTTTTCTTTAATTCATTTATGGGTCTTTAGGCTCTCCGCAATGTGCTCCTAAAGTGATGCACAAACCTTCTCTCTCCCTTTCAGGCACCACTCTCTACCCTGCAGCTACCAATGCCAACTTTCAAAGATTCTGGAGTGGAGCAAGTAGAGGCAGCGTTGCCTGGGGACTTAAAAACAGTATTTCTTGTGTTCTGTGAGAGGAGAGCATATGTTGGTGTCAGATAAAAGCCAATAGGCAACACCCGTACCGTCGCATGACAGAAGATAGCATCGGTGCTAACTCTTTTACACACTGCAGCTATGAGAAACGATGCTTATTTTCCTGCAGTCGGACCCACTTATTTTTCTGGCTCTACTTCACACGACGGAAGGCCTTAGGCCTTCCGCGGTGTTGCGCTTGAGTGACgccaagagaagaaagagaagattTTAGCTAACTCTGAGTGATGCCTGGAAAATGGGAGCGATGCATGTACATGCACAGGTGCCAAGTGATGCCCAATCAATAAAATAACACGAGGAAAGAGGAGCAGGCGGCGACAATACGTGGCAACTGAGGAAAGAGGAAGGAgtgtttttcatttttttatttcgtTTTGCTTGCATGGTGCAGAGGTGGTGGGTCCCTAAAGTGGTGCCGAGTAATGCCCACCCGTTGCAACCTGTAAGGAGTGATGCCCAAAGAAATGATGGGGCCTAGCCTTTTTCTTTTGGCACCGCTTACCACTGTGGAGGGCCTTAGCTAACCGAATTTAAGGAGTGAGGTAGCTTCGGATTAAAAAAGTTAGAGTATAATTGTAAATAGACCATTCTTTGGAATACAAGAATTTTATCAGATTATgtagaattttttcaaaaaaaaaaacaattagtTTCACATGAAAATATGAAAAAAATTCCATCTTTCAAAGGAGACCTTAGAGCAACTCGAAGAGTCTCTATGAATCCTGTTTAttgataggaatagagattttagcGAAAAAATATCATCCAACATCTTTTTTAAATATATCTTGAAATATTACCATTCTTTGTTTTGTATTTCTCGTTAGTCAAAGATGTAGAGCGATTTCTCGTTACTCAAAGATGTAGAGCGAGATTGACTCTCAATCTATTGAAAGGGTAAAAAGATATAGATTGCGATTTATACGTAAATGATTATCAAATGGTGATTTAGAGATAACGTTTAAGAAAATCCCTTCGAGATGCTCTTATAGCCTTGAAAAGAGGGGAAATAGCGATTTAGATGATTCAAAATAGCCTGGAAAGTTTCTGCACAAGAGACTCACATTGACATGAATCGATTGGAAATTTGTGTTTGTGTTGAAATCTTATTACGTTACACCACTCGTCCCCTCTTTTCCTGCAGGCCGCAGCAACACCACAAGCGCCTCCACCTGCTGACGTCCCCGCTCCGCTCCCTCGTCGCCATCGAGGACCCGGAACGCCCGCCGACTGCCGCCTCGTGCTGCTACCGATCCTGCTCGCCCTAGCCTTGGTCCCACCTGGTGAGCTCCTGGCCCCTCTCATTTCTTCCCAACGCCATTCCATTCCGTCTGGATTCCGGCTTGCCATTGCATTATGTCGTTGTTTCCCATCTGATCCTAAGGCGTGGCCTACTTGTGTAGTGCCACAAGGAGGGGATCACGCTCCACTGCCCTGAGGTGAAGTTTGCTGCATCGCTGCAAGCATTCTAGGACTTGGTCCAGAGAAGAATTTCTGCTCTGGGTTCAGACGAAGGAACCCCCCAGGCTATGGGAGAATCCGCGTGCTGCGACTGCATATTGGAAACTCTGTGCAGAGCCGCGCAGCAGTGACGAGCCCTCAGGCAAGTCCACCATTCATGTTGCTTATAAATACAGTAATGTAGCACATATTGCATCCTTACCTTATACATCTCCCCAATCACTTTGAGGTCAGTAGCTAGTATGAATCAATTTCAAAGTTCTTGGTGTTAGACGGATTCTGGGTTGATTAGAAAGAGGTATTAGGAGAAAGACGACGTGGATATGAGGAAGATGCTCAGGGATTTTTCTTTTTGTCATTTGGTGTCTAATGGCTCGGTAATAGCATTTCCTGGAATGATGGTTTGTAAAAGAAAAAACTGATTTAGTTTCTATATATGATAGAATCTGAGGAGATTTCTCTCAACTTATTTCAAGAACAAGTGACTGTAGTACCATACGACACTAGGTCGATACTTTGGTTCGGTAGCCACATATTGCCGAAATTGGTGCAAGCAACATGGTCTATTTGAGATATTAGGAGCTATTTGTTCAACACAACAGGCCACAGCTTGGATATGTGGGTGATTTTCTTCCAAGGCTTTAGTGGGAAGAGGTCTTTATGCTTGATCTACAAACAGGACCATATCTCTTGAGAGTTTTTTTCTTGGGTGCAAGAACATGGAAAGCTTGCGCCTTCCCTTTGATAGAGGATTTGTTTTGTGGTTCTTGGTTGGGAG harbors:
- the LOC136538683 gene encoding uncharacterized protein, with protein sequence MGSKGEAPTWADQWASGEDSGSRSTNGKADKKTVAGNVKAAASEGFVKAKAAALVGAHKVKAGTSTGIKWVKEQYQKKRTSK